The nucleotide sequence CCGGCCCCCAAGCTTCGCAGCAGAACGAAGGGTAGAAGCAAAAGCAGGCCAAGTGCGGATCCCAGAAGAGCATTCTTGATGCCTTCCCACCCGAACAAGATTGCATTAGTCCCGATTCCTGCAACCAAGCCGGATACGGTCAACCAGTTGGGGATTCGCCGGTAGCGCCCGTCCAAAATGCCCGCGCAAATCGCCGTCAGTACAGCCGGAATCCAGGGGCCAAGCATCGGTTCTCAGTTCTCAGTTCCCAGAAAAACCCGCTGCGAGCTTGAAACCCGCAGCCAATCGGCTACCTGCAAGCTTACTTTGGGTACTTTAGGGCTTTTGGGAGGCTAAGACAAGTTTTCAGTGAGGGGGGATGTCCGCGGTTCCACGTCCTCAGAAAGCCGCACAGCGCGGCAAGTCCGAGAACGGGGAACCGGGAACTGAGAGCAGCTATCTGGAAACCGGGCTGGGCATGTTCCGCTCAGCGATGATCTTCTTGGCATTGTCCGCCAGAGCGCGTGCCTGCGGAAGAAGATCCAGGGCTTTGATCACTTCCGGATCGGTTTCCGCCCTGACTTTCAGCCCTTCTTCCTGACCGAAGGAATCGACGAACAACTCGCTCTTGATGTTGGAACGCAGCCAGTCGTGGCTTTCAATCAGTTCGCCTTCGGTGAACGCAATTTTTTCTTCGTCGAGGAACTTGCGGAAGTCCTGTAATACGGCATCGTCCACTTCAAACCCTTGCGTGACTTTATGGCTGGTCACGTAGTGCTTGGCGAAATTGAAAAATGCGTAGTGCTGCAGCAAAGTGTCCTGAAACTTGTTGGACTTGACCGCCGGCAGCTTTACATCCGGCAAGATCCCGCCGCCACCGTAGACCGTACGGCCGCTGTCGGTGAGCTTCACTTCGTGGTTTGCGTTATTTTCTTCTTTGTCACGCGCGTAGTAATAGTCGTAAAGCGAGAGATTGGAGTAGTCGCGCTGGATCAGGCGTCCGCTCGGGGTGTAGTAGCGGGCGGTAGTCAGTGCCAGTCCAGTATTTTCCGCGAGCGGATACACCGTCTGCACCAAACCCTTGCCGAAGGTCGTTTCTCCCACAATGAGTCCGCGATCGTGATCCTGAATCGCGCCGGCCACGATCTCCGCAGCCGATGCCGTGCCGCGATTGACCAGCACCACCAGCGGATAGTCTTTGCCGCCGTTGCCATGGGCTGCCGTGTATCGCTTCTCGGGTGACGATCGGCCGTGGTGCGAGACGATCAGTTGTCCCTTCTTCAGGAACTTGTCAGCCACGCCCACGCCCTCGCTCAAGAGGCCGCCGGGATTTTGACGGAGATCGAGGATCAGGCCTTTGACGTCTCCCATTTCTTCCAGTGCTGCGGCCACTTCCCGTTCCGTGGTTTCCTGAAACCCGGAAACGTGCATGTATCCGATGCCGGGCTTGATCATGAAATGCAAGTCGACGCTGTAACGCGGAATTTCATCGCGGACGACTGCGAATTCGAGTGGATGGTCCGCGCCTTCGCGGAGCATGGTGATCCGAACGGTCGTCCCTTTCGGTCCTTTGAGCAGGTCAGCGACGTCGGAGGTGGTCATGTTGTCGGTGGCCTTGCCATCGACGGCAGCGATGATGTCGCCCGGATGAATGCCCGCGCGGTAGGCCGGGGTGCCGGCAAACGGGGCGATCACAATGACCTTGTTGTTACGGGGGCCGACCGTCATCCCTACGCCGTAATACTTGCCGCGCTGTTCTTCGCGGAGCAGGGAATAGGATTTCGGATCAAAAAAGTTCGAATGCGGATCGAGCGAATGCAGCATCCCCGGGATCGCGCCGTTATAAATGGCTTTGTCCGCGCTCACCGGTTCGGCGTAGTTTTCCTCCACCGCTTCATACACTTGGGTGAACTGCTTGTAGCTCTCGCGGACGTCCGAATCACTGCTGGGAGTGGTTGCGGGCGGGCTAACCCGTTGCGCAAATACCATGCCAAGCAGGCCGAATACAGCGAGGATGAATACGACGAGGAACAGTGAACGACGCGAACTACCAGCCATTTTTCGAGATCCTTGGGCAGGGAGATGTGGAGGGATCCTGCCGCATCTGAGCGCAGTATAGCACGCAAAAACGCCTACCTGATTAGACGCA is from Acidobacteriota bacterium and encodes:
- a CDS encoding S41 family peptidase, which encodes MAGSSRRSLFLVVFILAVFGLLGMVFAQRVSPPATTPSSDSDVRESYKQFTQVYEAVEENYAEPVSADKAIYNGAIPGMLHSLDPHSNFFDPKSYSLLREEQRGKYYGVGMTVGPRNNKVIVIAPFAGTPAYRAGIHPGDIIAAVDGKATDNMTTSDVADLLKGPKGTTVRITMLREGADHPLEFAVVRDEIPRYSVDLHFMIKPGIGYMHVSGFQETTEREVAAALEEMGDVKGLILDLRQNPGGLLSEGVGVADKFLKKGQLIVSHHGRSSPEKRYTAAHGNGGKDYPLVVLVNRGTASAAEIVAGAIQDHDRGLIVGETTFGKGLVQTVYPLAENTGLALTTARYYTPSGRLIQRDYSNLSLYDYYYARDKEENNANHEVKLTDSGRTVYGGGGILPDVKLPAVKSNKFQDTLLQHYAFFNFAKHYVTSHKVTQGFEVDDAVLQDFRKFLDEEKIAFTEGELIESHDWLRSNIKSELFVDSFGQEEGLKVRAETDPEVIKALDLLPQARALADNAKKIIAERNMPSPVSR